A region of Maribacter algicola DNA encodes the following proteins:
- a CDS encoding cytochrome c oxidase subunit I: MSATAHAHIDDHVHDDHGHHHKETFVTKYIFSQDHKMIAKQYFITGILIMGFIGIAMSLLFRMQLAWPGESNVFFEALLGKWAPDGVMDADVYLALVTMHGTIMVFFVLTAGLSGTFSNLLIPLQIGARDMASGFLNMVSFWLFFLSSVIMVTSLFVEAGPAAAGWTIYPPLSALPMAQPGSGMGMTLWLVSMAIFIASSLLGSLNYIVTVLNLRTKGMTMTRLPLTIWAFFVTAIIGVISFPVLLSAALLLIMDRSFGTSFFLSDIFIQGEVLHYQGGSPVLYEHLFWFLGHPEVYIVILPAMGIVSEVMAVNARKPIFGYRAMIASILAIAFLSTIVWGHHMFISGMNPFLGSVFTFTTLLIAIPSAVKAFNWITTLWKGNLQMNPGMLFSIGMVSTFITGGLTGIILGDSTLDINVHDTYFVVAHFHLVMGISALYGMFAGAYHWFPKMFQGRMMSKNLGFVHFWITAIGSYGVFFPMHFVGMAGVPRRYYENTAFPMFDELTDVQALMTVFAIITAAAQLVFVYNFVRSIFYGKRGTQNPWSATTLEWTTPMEHIHGNWPGAIPEVHRWAYDYSKVDDNDEYIIPGQDYVQQHVPLFDGEEELQH; encoded by the coding sequence ATGTCAGCAACAGCACACGCACACATAGATGATCACGTTCATGATGATCATGGACATCATCATAAGGAAACATTCGTAACCAAATATATCTTTAGCCAGGATCATAAAATGATTGCCAAACAGTATTTCATTACAGGAATACTTATTATGGGCTTCATAGGCATAGCTATGTCTCTCTTGTTCAGGATGCAACTGGCCTGGCCCGGTGAGTCCAATGTCTTTTTCGAGGCATTATTGGGTAAATGGGCTCCTGATGGGGTTATGGACGCCGATGTTTATTTGGCTTTGGTCACCATGCATGGAACAATTATGGTGTTTTTTGTTCTAACGGCTGGTCTTAGTGGTACGTTCAGTAATTTATTGATTCCCCTTCAAATAGGTGCTAGGGATATGGCATCTGGTTTTTTGAATATGGTTTCTTTTTGGTTGTTTTTTCTTTCTTCGGTTATTATGGTAACCTCTCTTTTTGTGGAAGCAGGGCCGGCAGCGGCAGGTTGGACCATTTACCCTCCTTTAAGTGCATTGCCCATGGCGCAACCTGGATCAGGTATGGGAATGACCCTCTGGTTGGTTTCTATGGCAATATTTATTGCCTCTTCCCTATTGGGTTCCCTAAACTATATAGTCACCGTTTTAAACTTACGTACAAAAGGAATGACGATGACTAGATTGCCTTTGACCATATGGGCATTCTTTGTAACGGCGATAATTGGTGTAATTTCCTTCCCTGTACTTCTTTCTGCGGCGTTGTTGTTGATAATGGATAGGAGTTTCGGAACATCTTTCTTTTTGTCTGATATTTTTATCCAAGGCGAGGTGTTGCACTATCAAGGAGGCTCACCCGTACTTTATGAGCATTTGTTTTGGTTTTTGGGACACCCAGAAGTTTATATCGTGATTTTACCGGCAATGGGTATCGTTTCAGAGGTTATGGCAGTTAATGCTAGAAAACCCATTTTTGGTTATAGGGCCATGATTGCGTCGATTTTAGCCATCGCCTTCCTTTCAACCATCGTTTGGGGTCACCACATGTTTATTTCAGGTATGAATCCGTTCCTGGGTTCCGTATTCACATTTACAACGTTGTTGATTGCAATCCCTTCGGCTGTAAAAGCTTTTAACTGGATTACCACCCTTTGGAAGGGCAACCTTCAAATGAATCCCGGAATGCTTTTCTCCATAGGGATGGTCTCAACTTTTATTACCGGTGGTTTAACAGGTATAATTCTTGGGGATAGCACCTTGGATATCAACGTACATGACACTTATTTTGTGGTGGCACACTTTCATTTGGTAATGGGTATTTCAGCATTATATGGGATGTTTGCCGGTGCCTATCATTGGTTCCCTAAAATGTTCCAAGGTAGAATGATGAGCAAGAATTTAGGTTTTGTCCATTTTTGGATTACCGCCATAGGTTCCTATGGTGTGTTTTTTCCAATGCATTTTGTTGGAATGGCCGGGGTTCCTAGAAGATACTATGAGAATACGGCTTTCCCTATGTTCGATGAATTGACAGATGTTCAGGCTTTGATGACAGTTTTCGCTATTATCACGGCAGCTGCCCAATTGGTATTTGTTTACAATTTTGTAAGAAGTATCTTTTATGGAAAACGAGGAACACAAAACCCTTGGTCCGCCACTACATTGGAATGGACAACCCCAATGGAGCACATTCATGGAAACTGGCCTGGAGCTATACCTGAGGTGCATAGATGGGCGTATGATTATAGCAAGGTAGATGATAACGATGAGTATATCATTCCGGGTCAGGATTATGTGCAGCAGCATGTCCCATTATTTGATGGGGAGGAAGAACTACAACATTAA